In Melanotaenia boesemani isolate fMelBoe1 chromosome 16, fMelBoe1.pri, whole genome shotgun sequence, the following proteins share a genomic window:
- the mrpl14 gene encoding 39S ribosomal protein L14, mitochondrial isoform X3 gives MALPRLSRSLPGLLVECSSTIFPRSFSVSAVAAAIQKMTRVRVVDNSSLGTTPYHRPPRVIHVYTKNGVGKVGDRVLLAIKGQKKKALIVGHKMPGDRMTPRFDSNNVVLIEDNGNPTGTRIKVPIPTHLRRMDGDYSKVLAIASSFV, from the exons ATGGCTCTTCCTCGGCTTTCAAGATCCCTTCCCGGGCTCCTCGTTGAGTGTTCTTCCACAATTTTCCCGAGATCTTTCAG TGtatctgctgttgctgctgccatTCAAAAAATGACAAGGGTGCGTGTAGTGGACAACAGCAGTCTTGGAACTACACCGTATCACCGTCCACCAAGAGTGATCCATGTCTATACAAAGAATGGTGTCGGAAAAGTTGGCGACAGAGTCTTGCTTGCCATcaaaggacaaaagaagaaagctTTAATCGTTGGACACAAAATGCCAGGAGACCGCATGACTCCTCGCTTTGACTCAAACAATGTTGTTCTGATTGAAGACAATGGCAACCCAACAGGAACAAGGATTAAGGTCCCTATACCCACACATCTCCGTAGAATGGACGGCGATTACTCTAAAGTACTGGCAATTGCTAGTTCATTTGTCTGA
- the mrpl14 gene encoding 39S ribosomal protein L14, mitochondrial isoform X2 has protein sequence MCTNGRHSDLVVNSAQVLGLIMALPRLSRSLPGLLVECSSTIFPRSFSVSAVAAAIQKMTRVRVVDNSSLGTTPYHRPPRVIHVYTKNGVGKVGDRVLLAIKGQKKKALIVGHKMPGDRMTPRFDSNNVVLIEDNGNPTGTRIKVPIPTHLRRMDGDYSKVLAIASSFV, from the exons CTGCCCAGGTACTTGGGTTAATTATGGCTCTTCCTCGGCTTTCAAGATCCCTTCCCGGGCTCCTCGTTGAGTGTTCTTCCACAATTTTCCCGAGATCTTTCAG TGtatctgctgttgctgctgccatTCAAAAAATGACAAGGGTGCGTGTAGTGGACAACAGCAGTCTTGGAACTACACCGTATCACCGTCCACCAAGAGTGATCCATGTCTATACAAAGAATGGTGTCGGAAAAGTTGGCGACAGAGTCTTGCTTGCCATcaaaggacaaaagaagaaagctTTAATCGTTGGACACAAAATGCCAGGAGACCGCATGACTCCTCGCTTTGACTCAAACAATGTTGTTCTGATTGAAGACAATGGCAACCCAACAGGAACAAGGATTAAGGTCCCTATACCCACACATCTCCGTAGAATGGACGGCGATTACTCTAAAGTACTGGCAATTGCTAGTTCATTTGTCTGA
- the mrpl14 gene encoding 39S ribosomal protein L14, mitochondrial isoform X1, with the protein MTDKKNRTTSFFYAAQVLGLIMALPRLSRSLPGLLVECSSTIFPRSFSVSAVAAAIQKMTRVRVVDNSSLGTTPYHRPPRVIHVYTKNGVGKVGDRVLLAIKGQKKKALIVGHKMPGDRMTPRFDSNNVVLIEDNGNPTGTRIKVPIPTHLRRMDGDYSKVLAIASSFV; encoded by the exons CTGCCCAGGTACTTGGGTTAATTATGGCTCTTCCTCGGCTTTCAAGATCCCTTCCCGGGCTCCTCGTTGAGTGTTCTTCCACAATTTTCCCGAGATCTTTCAG TGtatctgctgttgctgctgccatTCAAAAAATGACAAGGGTGCGTGTAGTGGACAACAGCAGTCTTGGAACTACACCGTATCACCGTCCACCAAGAGTGATCCATGTCTATACAAAGAATGGTGTCGGAAAAGTTGGCGACAGAGTCTTGCTTGCCATcaaaggacaaaagaagaaagctTTAATCGTTGGACACAAAATGCCAGGAGACCGCATGACTCCTCGCTTTGACTCAAACAATGTTGTTCTGATTGAAGACAATGGCAACCCAACAGGAACAAGGATTAAGGTCCCTATACCCACACATCTCCGTAGAATGGACGGCGATTACTCTAAAGTACTGGCAATTGCTAGTTCATTTGTCTGA